One window of Athalia rosae chromosome 2, iyAthRosa1.1, whole genome shotgun sequence genomic DNA carries:
- the LOC105691513 gene encoding uncharacterized protein LOC105691513 — translation MLIYDETFYEEILKKHLADSTIRVRSIHQRPATAKGDNFLSEMLRVNLKFSRDSITREAVDDQATETRSFIVKREPVESHELLDLVRAQQLFTVEFRVFQHVLPRIEKTLGVKLGPRFVYGTDTPPRVVIMEDLSPKGFIVKDRKRGLSAAHATLAIRNLASFHAGSVAILEEDPEFAKSFRQGIFNAKTHTNFYVLAKNCLAQLCDDATTWGHRESASAAAKMRRTIEYVEKRVQQVYEYEEDEFCVLNHGDAWVNNMLFTEDDGGNPLEMVFVDYQMVGFSSPAVDLLYFLSINPATEVRGEGEERLLEDYLETLTMTMKKLRCKTSPPTMRQLKEAMYRRRIYAVMSGLFLLPRMMLDGVETESMDELLEHGTTRFNAFCKPGIIRLMKLMLPLFDERGYLDP, via the exons ATGCTGATCTACGACGAGACTTTTTACGAGGAAATACTGAAGAAACACTTGGCGGATTCCACGATAAGAGTGCGCTCGATCCATCAACGTCCGGCGACCGCGAAGGGCGACAATTTTCTCAGCGAAATGTTACGCGTGAATCTGAAGTTCAGCCGTGACTCCATCACTCGCGAGGCGGTCGACGACCAGGCCACGGAGACGCGGAGTTTCATAGTGAAGCGCGAACCCGTCGAATCTCACGAGTTGTTGGACCTGGTGCGAGCGCAACAGCTTTTCACCGTTGAGTTTCGAGTTTTTCAGCACGTTTTGCCGCGCATCGAGAAAACCCTGGGCGTCAAACTCGGGCCGAGATTCGTCTATGGGACCGACACGCCGCCGCGCGTCGTCATCATGGAGGACCTCTCCCCCAAAGGATTCATCGTCAAGGACAGAAAGCGGGGACTTTCCGCGGCTCACGCAACGTTGGCGATCCGGAACTTGGCCAGTTTTCACGCGGGATCGGTCGCGATCCTCGAAGAG GACCCAGAATTCGCGAAGAGCTTCCGACAGGGTATTTTCAACGCGAAAACGCATACGAATTTTTACGTATTGGCGAAAAATTGCTTGGCACAACTCTGCGACGACGCCACTACGTGGGGACACCGAGAGAGTGCTTCGGCTGCAGCGAAAATGAGGCGTACGATCGAGTATGTGGAAAAGAGGGTTCAGCAGGTTTACGAATACGAGGAGGATGAATTCTGTGTATTGAATCACGGAGACGCTTGGGTGAACAACATGCTCTTCACAGAGGACGACGGAGGGAACCCTTTGGAGATGGTCttc gtggaTTACCAGATGGTCGGTTTTTCCTCGCCGGCGGTGGACCTCCTTTATTTCTTGAGTATAAATCCGGCGACGGAGGTTCGCGGAGAGGGGGAAGAACGACTTTTGGAAGATTACCTCGAGACGTTGACGATGACCATGAAAAAGCTCCGGTGCAAGACGAGTCCGCCGACCATGAGGCAGCTCAAAGAGGCCATGTACCGGAGGCGAATCTACGCGGTAATGTCGGGGCTATTCTTACTCCCCCGCATGATGCTGGACGGGGTGGAAACTGAGAGCATGGACGAGCTACTCGAACACGGAACCACGCGATTCAACGCTTTCTGCAAGCCAGGGATCATTCGACTCATGAAACTGATGTTACCCCTCTTCGATGAAAGAGGGTACCTAGACCCGTAA